A region of the Arcobacter sp. F155 genome:
TCCTTTGCATCATCTATCTTCTTCTGGGTGGGTTCTTCGGTTTTTTCTTCTTCGTCTGCCATAATACCTACTCAAACTTTGTTATCATGTAATTAGTAAAACTCTCTGTAAAAACTTCCATTCCTAGAATTAGAAATATAAATATCAATGCAAATTTTAGCTGAAAGGTAATTACAAAAGGAGAAAAAGCTGGCATAGATTTTGTACCATAGCCATAATAAATATCTAAAATAAAACCAATAAAAAATAGTGGCAATGCAAAAGCAAATGCAAATGCAAACATTCTTTGAACTTCATCTATAGCAATTTGTATTCCATCATATGAAAAGATATTAAACATTCCTAAATGAACCATTGAAAAACTCTTTACAAGCATAATAATAGTTATTTCATACATTCCTGTTTGAAAAAAAAGCATTAATGCTACTAAATACAATAGTCTATTTACAAGCCCTGTATTACTTCCACTTGCAGCATCAAACATACTTGCCATAGATAAGGCTGTTGCATATTCAACAAACTCTCCAATAACCCTTACTGCTGCAAAAATTACATGTAAAAAGAATGAAGCTACTAAACCTAATGTTATTTCAGAAATTAAAGATAAGATAAAAGTGTCTTGAGAAAAATCACCCTTTACATCAATTAAAGGATATAAAAAAATTGTTAAGTAAAAAGCTACTCCAACTCTTACTGTAGGGTTTACAGAGTTATGGTCAAAAACGGGAGGCATAAAAGCAACAAAGGCTAAAATTCTTGCAAAAAGAAGTAAAGAACTGAAAAGGAGTTCTTCATTTAATAAGGATAAAAGTTGTTCCATTTACAAATAATTTAAATCATCAGCAACATTTTTATTATCATTCACTGCTTCTAAAATATCTGTAGAGGAATGTTGTTGTTGACTTGCTTGTTCCTGATTTCCTTCATTATTTCCTGATGAAGAGTTATTCTGACTTTCACCTTGCATACCAAACTCAAAATTTACATCTGTTTGATTGTTAAAGTTTCTATTTATAGCTTCTCTTAATGAACCTTGATTTTCAACAACTGCATCAAGTGTTGCTGAGTTAGACATATTCATTGAAATACTCATTCCACTATCTCTATCAGTTTTCATTAAAATTGCAATTTGTCCTAGTTGAGCAGGGAAAAGATTAATTCTAAATGCAGTAATAGGAGGCTTATAGTTTTCATACATATTTCTTGCTATATCTGACATCATTGATGACATTTGTTGTTGTGCAC
Encoded here:
- a CDS encoding flagellar biosynthetic protein FliR; this encodes MEQLLSLLNEELLFSSLLLFARILAFVAFMPPVFDHNSVNPTVRVGVAFYLTIFLYPLIDVKGDFSQDTFILSLISEITLGLVASFFLHVIFAAVRVIGEFVEYATALSMASMFDAASGSNTGLVNRLLYLVALMLFFQTGMYEITIIMLVKSFSMVHLGMFNIFSYDGIQIAIDEVQRMFAFAFAFALPLFFIGFILDIYYGYGTKSMPAFSPFVITFQLKFALIFIFLILGMEVFTESFTNYMITKFE